Part of the Verrucomicrobiota bacterium genome, CCTCGGCGTGGCCGTCGCAGAAAGAGGCGTTGAACCCTTTGCCGTGGCGCTTGGCGATGTGGCCCTGGTCCGCGTACTTCTTATCGCCGGTATTCCCGATGAAGGCGTTGCCGTAGCCGGCGTTGTACCAGGCATCCACCTGTTCGAGCCGCCAGATTTCGAAGACGTTCGTGTTGCCATCGGCGATGGCGATCGTGCCCGCGGTGTCCTGAATCTCAGCCATCTTTCGGCTGGGATTGTCCCAATTGTTGATGAACGGCCCGTTCGCTCTGACCCAGTCCTTTTTCCCGCTTTCCTCATAAGCGCCGCCTTGCGCGTTGCAAATGTAGTCCTTGATCAAGGGCTTGGGCGTGCCGGGCGGACGCCGGTCCGTCCAGGCGGCGTGCGGGTTTGCGCTCGAACAGCTATAG contains:
- a CDS encoding prepilin-type N-terminal cleavage/methylation domain-containing protein, producing MNPDQSKSRCPNSRVHLQPLTAFTLIELLVVIAIIAILAGMLLPALSRAKAKGKQTACLSNMRQIGLGTVMYAQDHQDYLPYGYAYTWPGQKELYWWQDLCRPYMQTETVYSCSSANPHAAWTDRRPPGTPKPLIKDYICNAQGGAYEESGKKDWVRANGPFINNWDNPSRKMAEIQDTAGTIAIADGNTNVFEIWRLEQVDAWYNAGYGNAFIGNTGDKKYADQGHIAKRHGKGFNASFCDGHAEAIKKSKLGQWTNRAND